Proteins encoded within one genomic window of Amycolatopsis sp. 2-15:
- a CDS encoding PucR family transcriptional regulator: MPAAAQVLASSVLGRVDELTDELVRVIDEQNPGYRQLNVVPEDDLWKSCHDNLARVLQLVGQDGDEAERVAQFYDAARATGQRRAQQRLPLDDLLRSFRIGGRIVWQALIAQARAEHEMDADDLLDLATRVWELVDALSSQVAAAYHVAEQALVRADEQRSAALWEGLLQGRASDAAFAYEASRIIRLPVEGPYVAVATEGRLATSNLTEALGRKLDESGLRSAWQVRADALVGLVSLRGCDTAALMKALAAVRGSVGVSLVVDGLAAVHTAYRQAVLALRTVPHGEPAAVCLADRLPEALLLTSPELTASLMQQWLRGLLDLPDDERRILLQTLASWVETGGSATRAAQELHCHRNTVLNRVRRIEALTGRCLPGGEIPIELALVVRGLPFLPPRRRS, from the coding sequence ATGCCTGCGGCGGCGCAAGTGCTGGCCAGCAGCGTGCTGGGCAGGGTCGACGAACTGACCGACGAGCTTGTCCGCGTCATCGATGAGCAGAACCCGGGCTACCGGCAGCTCAACGTCGTACCCGAAGACGATCTGTGGAAGTCGTGCCACGACAACCTCGCGCGCGTGCTGCAGCTGGTCGGTCAGGACGGCGACGAGGCGGAGCGCGTCGCGCAGTTCTACGACGCCGCACGGGCCACCGGGCAGCGGCGGGCGCAGCAGCGGCTGCCGCTGGACGACTTGCTGCGATCGTTCCGCATCGGTGGGCGGATCGTCTGGCAGGCGCTGATCGCGCAGGCCCGTGCGGAGCACGAAATGGACGCCGACGATCTTCTCGACCTCGCGACCCGCGTCTGGGAACTGGTGGATGCGCTCTCGTCCCAGGTCGCGGCTGCGTATCACGTAGCCGAGCAGGCGCTGGTCCGCGCCGACGAACAGCGCAGCGCGGCTCTGTGGGAGGGCTTGCTGCAAGGCCGGGCTTCCGACGCGGCGTTCGCCTATGAAGCGAGCCGGATCATCCGACTGCCCGTGGAGGGGCCGTACGTGGCCGTCGCGACCGAGGGCCGGTTGGCCACCAGCAACCTCACCGAGGCACTTGGGCGCAAGCTCGACGAATCGGGCCTCCGTTCGGCGTGGCAGGTTCGCGCGGACGCGCTCGTGGGCTTGGTGTCTCTGCGCGGGTGTGACACCGCGGCGCTGATGAAGGCCCTCGCCGCCGTCCGCGGGTCGGTGGGTGTCTCGCTGGTGGTCGATGGACTGGCTGCAGTGCACACCGCCTACCGGCAAGCGGTGCTCGCGTTGCGGACCGTCCCGCATGGCGAGCCGGCAGCCGTCTGCCTCGCCGACCGGCTGCCGGAAGCGCTGCTGCTCACTTCGCCGGAGCTCACCGCCTCTCTGATGCAGCAGTGGCTGCGCGGACTGCTGGACCTGCCCGATGACGAGCGGCGGATCCTTCTGCAGACGCTCGCCTCCTGGGTCGAGACCGGCGGATCGGCCACACGGGCGGCGCAGGAGCTGCACTGCCACCGCAACACGGTGCTCAATCGCGTGCGCCGGATCGAAGCGCTGACCGGGCGCTGCCTGCCGGGTGGTGAAATCCCGATCGAGCTGGCCCTCGTCGTGCGCGGCCTCCCGTTTCTGCCGCCGCGTCGACGGTCGTGA
- a CDS encoding IS701 family transposase, protein MVVDVVMDQLGRVHERISGRFARSEPRARAREYVSGLVAGLERKNGWTLAEQAGEMSPDGMQRLLRWADWDIDGVRDDVRDYVIEHLGEPGGVLIVDDTGFLKKGVRSAGVQRQYSGTAGRIENCQIGTFLAYAGARGHALIDRELYLPEPWIADRDRCRRAGIPEGAEFETKPRQAMAMLARAFAAQVPFAWVTADEAYGQVKYLRLWLEAHDAAHVLATKVNDTLVTTGGTETRADELIADLPARAWRRLSVGAGAHGPREYDWARVPIRIGWQPGRGHWLLARRKVTDPTEIAYYVCYGPRRSTLLDLAWIAGTRWRIEECFQQAKNEAGLDQYQVRSWRAWYAHITLSMLAHAWLAVSRSLVTKGEPEPTSRA, encoded by the coding sequence GTGGTGGTCGATGTGGTGATGGATCAGCTGGGTCGGGTGCATGAGCGGATCTCTGGCCGGTTCGCGCGGTCGGAGCCGCGGGCTCGGGCGCGGGAGTATGTGTCCGGGTTGGTCGCTGGTTTGGAGCGGAAGAATGGGTGGACGCTGGCCGAGCAGGCCGGTGAGATGTCGCCGGATGGGATGCAGCGGCTGCTGCGCTGGGCGGACTGGGACATCGACGGCGTCCGCGATGACGTTCGCGACTACGTCATCGAGCACCTCGGCGAGCCCGGTGGCGTGCTGATCGTGGACGACACCGGGTTCCTGAAGAAAGGCGTCCGCTCGGCCGGTGTGCAGCGGCAGTATTCGGGAACGGCGGGCCGGATCGAGAACTGCCAGATCGGCACGTTCCTGGCCTATGCCGGTGCTCGCGGGCATGCGCTGATCGATCGGGAGCTGTATCTGCCCGAGCCCTGGATCGCGGACCGGGATCGGTGCCGGCGGGCGGGGATCCCGGAAGGGGCCGAGTTCGAGACCAAGCCGCGCCAGGCCATGGCGATGTTGGCCCGGGCCTTCGCCGCGCAGGTGCCGTTCGCCTGGGTCACCGCCGATGAGGCCTACGGGCAGGTCAAGTACCTGCGGCTGTGGCTGGAAGCCCACGACGCCGCACACGTGCTGGCCACCAAGGTCAACGACACCCTGGTCACCACCGGCGGCACCGAGACCCGCGCCGACGAGCTGATCGCGGACCTGCCAGCCAGGGCGTGGCGGCGGTTGTCGGTCGGGGCCGGGGCGCACGGGCCACGGGAGTACGACTGGGCGCGGGTACCGATCCGGATCGGCTGGCAGCCCGGGCGCGGGCACTGGCTGCTCGCCCGCCGCAAGGTCACCGATCCGACGGAGATCGCCTACTACGTCTGCTACGGACCCCGCCGCTCGACGCTGCTGGACCTGGCCTGGATCGCCGGGACTCGCTGGCGGATCGAGGAATGCTTCCAGCAGGCCAAAAACGAAGCCGGACTCGATCAGTATCAGGTCCGGTCTTGGCGAGCGTGGTATGCCCACATCACCCTGTCCATGCTCGCCCACGCCTGGCTCGCCGTCTCCCGATCCCTTGTCACAAAAGGGGAACCGGAGCCGACGAGCCGGGCATGA
- a CDS encoding molybdopterin cofactor-binding domain-containing protein, with protein MAQQDHDARPAPDAPRHIDRRRFLGFVLAAPTLAVAAQIAQAGLAPEEADAALPSLPQPEDLFDLGDLQNLAAAPTSGLISVQIGTDGRASFAVPRTEVGQGMTTAVAMMVAEELDIPLSNVDVTLADARPELLMNQLTGGSNSMRSIFTPIRTVSAIARARLVSAAAAQWGVPEAELRTADGMVHHTSGKQAPYGSLAKAAAAVKTTSATAQLKSRADFKVLGTAQNRIDAYEAVTGRKKYTLDHDVPGALPTMVARPPTINGTVRSIQNETDVKAMPGVTDIAAISHGVAVRAETFGQCIDAIRALKVDWGPGTVDGESDATVLKKLKAAQLPLAVPGVLTQSLDAEFTFAFASNSPLETGSAIADVRSDRAEIWSCLKVPIVAQQQIAQAVGLPQSAVTVHVTQGGGSFGRHLFHDAALEAAEASKKMGKAVKLMWSRTDDFRQGRVHPMCVSRVRATYALGNVVSFEQRHTSVQTEFSHGLGEMLTSTAAKLPIAGNLSFAESIFELTQSSPYNFGVTTQLLNEIPLKFNTGSMRNIYSPNVVTAEELVVDQLAKKMGKDPVQFRRDFLKDARLRAVLDKAVQVGEWGRSMPSGVAQGIALHSEYRGAVAVLVEIDCRPETVNRKVREAVTGPRVTKALVVVDPGFAINPRGLEAQMIGGLNDGIAMCLTSSLHIKDGIPLEGSWDNYFYTREWNTPLETRVVIMPNTSDTPSGAGELAVAPSFAAVACAYARATGKMPTSFPINHGTLSFDPLPLEPSTPPSPVDGLDYAY; from the coding sequence ATGGCACAGCAAGACCACGACGCCCGGCCCGCTCCGGATGCGCCGCGGCACATCGACCGGCGCCGTTTCCTCGGCTTTGTGCTGGCTGCGCCGACGCTCGCCGTCGCCGCGCAGATCGCCCAGGCCGGACTGGCGCCGGAGGAAGCCGACGCCGCGCTTCCTTCCCTCCCGCAGCCTGAGGACCTCTTCGACCTCGGTGACCTGCAGAACCTCGCTGCCGCGCCCACGTCCGGCCTGATCAGCGTCCAGATCGGGACAGACGGGCGCGCGTCGTTCGCGGTGCCGCGGACCGAGGTGGGCCAGGGCATGACCACCGCGGTGGCGATGATGGTGGCCGAAGAGCTGGACATTCCGCTGTCGAACGTCGACGTCACGCTCGCCGACGCCCGTCCGGAGCTGCTGATGAACCAGCTCACGGGCGGCTCCAACTCGATGCGGAGCATATTCACCCCGATCCGGACCGTCTCGGCGATCGCCCGGGCTCGGCTGGTCTCGGCGGCCGCCGCTCAGTGGGGGGTGCCCGAGGCGGAGCTGCGCACCGCCGACGGGATGGTCCACCACACCAGCGGCAAGCAGGCGCCGTACGGCTCGCTTGCGAAGGCCGCTGCGGCCGTGAAGACCACCAGCGCCACGGCGCAGCTCAAGTCGCGCGCGGACTTCAAGGTGCTCGGCACCGCGCAGAACCGCATCGACGCCTACGAGGCCGTGACCGGGCGCAAGAAATACACCCTCGACCACGACGTCCCCGGTGCGCTGCCGACGATGGTCGCCCGGCCGCCCACGATCAACGGCACGGTTCGCTCGATCCAGAACGAGACCGACGTCAAGGCGATGCCGGGCGTCACCGACATCGCGGCGATCTCCCACGGCGTGGCAGTGCGGGCCGAGACGTTCGGGCAGTGCATCGACGCCATCCGCGCGCTGAAGGTGGACTGGGGTCCTGGCACCGTCGACGGTGAATCCGACGCGACCGTGCTGAAGAAGCTCAAGGCCGCGCAACTGCCGCTCGCCGTGCCCGGAGTGCTGACGCAGTCGCTCGACGCGGAGTTCACCTTTGCTTTCGCCAGCAACAGCCCGCTCGAGACCGGTTCGGCGATTGCCGATGTCCGTTCGGACCGTGCCGAGATCTGGTCGTGCCTGAAGGTGCCGATCGTCGCGCAGCAGCAGATCGCGCAGGCGGTGGGCCTGCCTCAGAGTGCCGTCACGGTGCATGTGACCCAGGGCGGCGGCTCGTTCGGCCGGCATCTGTTCCACGACGCGGCGCTCGAAGCCGCCGAGGCGTCGAAGAAAATGGGCAAAGCGGTCAAACTCATGTGGTCGCGCACCGACGACTTCCGGCAGGGCCGGGTGCACCCGATGTGCGTTTCGCGGGTGCGCGCCACCTACGCCCTCGGCAACGTGGTGAGCTTCGAACAACGGCACACCAGCGTTCAGACGGAGTTCAGCCACGGTCTCGGAGAAATGCTCACCTCCACTGCGGCGAAGCTGCCCATCGCGGGCAACCTGAGCTTCGCGGAGTCGATCTTCGAGCTCACGCAGTCTTCTCCCTACAACTTCGGCGTGACCACGCAATTGCTCAACGAGATTCCGCTGAAGTTCAACACCGGCAGCATGCGCAACATCTACTCGCCGAACGTGGTCACAGCCGAAGAGCTCGTGGTCGACCAGCTGGCGAAGAAGATGGGCAAGGACCCGGTGCAGTTCCGGCGCGACTTCCTCAAGGACGCCCGGCTGCGCGCGGTGCTCGACAAGGCCGTCCAGGTCGGTGAGTGGGGCCGGTCGATGCCGTCGGGCGTCGCCCAGGGCATCGCGTTGCACTCGGAGTACCGGGGTGCGGTGGCGGTGCTGGTGGAGATCGACTGCCGTCCGGAGACGGTGAACCGGAAGGTCCGCGAGGCGGTGACCGGCCCGCGGGTGACCAAGGCGCTCGTCGTGGTCGATCCCGGGTTCGCGATCAACCCGCGGGGCCTGGAGGCGCAGATGATCGGCGGCCTCAACGACGGCATCGCGATGTGCCTGACCTCCAGCCTCCACATCAAGGACGGGATCCCGCTGGAAGGCAGCTGGGACAACTACTTCTACACACGCGAGTGGAACACCCCGCTCGAGACGCGGGTCGTGATCATGCCGAACACGTCGGACACTCCGAGTGGTGCCGGGGAGCTGGCGGTCGCGCCGTCGTTCGCCGCTGTCGCTTGCGCGTATGCGCGGGCCACCGGGAAGATGCCGACTTCGTTCCCCATCAACCACGGCACGCTGTCGTTCGACCCGCTGCCTTTGGAACCCTCCACGCCGCCTTCCCCCGTCGACGGTCTCGACTACGCCTACTAG
- a CDS encoding transposase: MSPTPPTTSGPGPASAADDNTKPGSATTNDAATHSPNCRCSTRACLAKAALCCWDAAGRVAVQLLSDDQWALVEDLLPVRAGRQGRPFSDARSMVEGIIYRYRCGIAWRDVPAVFGSWRRIWTWHRRTAGNDTWDTVLQRLLAAADAAGLVEWAVSVGSTIARAHQHATNFTGSTGGWVELHGSAPRAA; encoded by the coding sequence GTGTCGCCGACGCCGCCAACCACGTCTGGGCCTGGTCCCGCTTCCGCCGCCGACGACAACACCAAGCCCGGCTCAGCCACTACAAACGACGCGGCTACCCACTCGCCTAACTGCCGTTGCAGTACTAGGGCGTGTCTGGCAAAGGCTGCGCTGTGTTGCTGGGATGCTGCCGGTCGTGTCGCGGTTCAGTTGTTGTCAGACGATCAGTGGGCGTTAGTCGAGGATTTGTTGCCAGTCCGTGCTGGTAGACAAGGTCGGCCGTTCTCGGATGCCAGGTCGATGGTCGAGGGAATCATCTACCGCTATCGGTGCGGCATCGCGTGGCGCGATGTGCCGGCGGTGTTCGGTTCGTGGCGGAGGATCTGGACCTGGCACCGCCGGACGGCCGGGAACGACACCTGGGACACGGTGCTGCAGCGGCTGTTGGCCGCGGCAGATGCGGCGGGGCTGGTGGAGTGGGCGGTGTCGGTCGGCTCCACCATCGCGCGGGCACATCAGCACGCCACCAACTTCACCGGCTCCACAGGGGGCTGGGTCGAACTACACGGATCTGCACCGCGAGCCGCCTGA
- a CDS encoding (2Fe-2S)-binding protein — protein sequence MPQHTFKLNGEQVTVEAEDTERLLWVLRDRLGVKGPKYGCGLDVCKACTSHINGKAFNPCSVPVSKIAPTDEVTTIEGLPATVGKDLHPMQEAWLQQDVAQCGYCQPGQIMAAVAKVRQARAAGRDLTDDDLDDIRNICRCGTYARIREAIVEGAKNM from the coding sequence GTGCCACAACACACCTTCAAGCTCAACGGTGAGCAGGTCACGGTGGAAGCCGAGGACACTGAACGGCTCCTGTGGGTGCTGCGCGACCGCCTCGGCGTGAAGGGCCCGAAGTACGGCTGTGGGCTCGACGTCTGCAAGGCGTGCACGAGCCACATCAACGGCAAGGCATTCAACCCATGCTCGGTGCCCGTTTCGAAAATCGCGCCCACCGACGAGGTCACGACAATCGAAGGCCTGCCCGCCACCGTGGGCAAGGACCTGCACCCGATGCAGGAAGCGTGGCTGCAGCAGGACGTCGCCCAGTGCGGCTACTGCCAGCCGGGGCAGATCATGGCCGCGGTGGCCAAGGTCCGCCAGGCCCGCGCCGCCGGCCGCGACCTCACCGACGACGACCTCGACGACATCCGCAACATCTGCCGCTGCGGCACTTACGCCCGCATCCGTGAGGCCATTGTGGAGGGTGCGAAGAACATGTGA
- a CDS encoding gamma carbonic anhydrase family protein encodes MTFPEDYLHPVGRGAVFIEHQHRHPRVDRSAYIAPTAVLCGDVTVGPHSRVLFGAVLTAEGGPVEIGAHCVIMEHAVLRGSRRHPVRLGDHVLVGPNAHLSGCIIDGDARVATGAMIYNGARIGSGADVEFGAVVHVNTVIPPGTAVPIGWFAGGDPVQLVPPQQWDRIASVMEPLNYPGTVFGVTEAPSEPVITRIAQRYARALALHRYDENVTPELLDEADRERRDRV; translated from the coding sequence ATGACCTTTCCCGAGGACTACCTGCATCCGGTGGGGCGCGGCGCGGTCTTCATCGAACACCAGCATCGGCACCCGCGGGTCGACAGGTCCGCGTATATCGCCCCGACAGCCGTGCTGTGCGGGGATGTCACCGTCGGGCCGCACAGCCGGGTCCTCTTCGGCGCCGTACTCACCGCGGAGGGCGGGCCGGTCGAGATCGGCGCCCACTGCGTGATCATGGAACACGCCGTGCTGCGCGGTTCCCGGCGTCATCCGGTTCGGCTCGGTGATCACGTCCTGGTCGGGCCCAACGCCCACCTCAGTGGGTGCATCATCGACGGCGATGCGCGAGTCGCGACCGGAGCGATGATCTACAACGGCGCCCGCATCGGGTCTGGCGCCGATGTCGAGTTCGGGGCCGTGGTGCATGTGAACACCGTGATACCGCCGGGAACGGCGGTACCGATCGGCTGGTTCGCCGGTGGTGATCCGGTGCAGCTGGTCCCACCGCAGCAGTGGGATCGCATCGCCTCGGTGATGGAACCGCTCAACTACCCGGGCACCGTCTTCGGTGTGACGGAGGCGCCGAGTGAGCCGGTGATCACCCGGATCGCGCAACGCTACGCGCGGGCGCTCGCGCTGCACCGCTACGACGAGAACGTCACCCCGGAACTGCTCGACGAGGCCGACCGCGAGCGGAGGGACCGGGTGTGA